A single window of Caldimicrobium thiodismutans DNA harbors:
- a CDS encoding zinc ribbon domain-containing protein produces MRKVSGGLLGIVLLCFFLPWITVSCNNNKIYSFSGINLVMGKKIQSPDDLFGPSKNLNKKESAKEKIVREWKAIIAFLAGIAGILTCFLIKANRVQGILTAVFGFLGGIFLFLLKNKFDSEMNEIITKSAGMINVEYHFGFWVSLLLFFVVGILNLLSFTNVFDRLLPGKVFNNLPASPRCSKCGAEVSPDDKVCSKCGHSLKEET; encoded by the coding sequence ATGCGTAAAGTTTCAGGAGGATTACTGGGAATAGTGCTTTTATGCTTTTTTCTTCCATGGATAACTGTTTCTTGTAACAATAATAAGATTTATAGTTTTTCTGGAATTAACTTAGTTATGGGAAAAAAGATACAGTCTCCTGACGATCTCTTTGGCCCATCTAAGAATTTAAACAAGAAAGAATCAGCTAAGGAAAAAATTGTCAGGGAATGGAAAGCGATAATAGCATTTTTAGCTGGAATTGCTGGAATTTTAACTTGTTTTTTAATTAAGGCAAATCGCGTGCAGGGAATACTCACAGCTGTCTTTGGATTTCTTGGAGGTATCTTTCTTTTTCTCTTAAAGAATAAATTTGATAGTGAAATGAATGAAATTATTACGAAAAGTGCAGGGATGATAAATGTTGAGTATCATTTTGGTTTCTGGGTATCACTGTTACTCTTTTTTGTAGTAGGTATTTTGAATCTCTTATCATTTACAAATGTATTTGACAGATTACTTCCTGGGAAAGTTTTTAATAACCTGCCTGCATCACCTCGCTGCAGTAAGTGTGGAGCAGAGGTTTCACCTGATGACAAAGTCTGCAGTAAATGTGGACATTCCTTGAAAGAAGAGACTTAA